One segment of Carassius auratus strain Wakin chromosome 2, ASM336829v1, whole genome shotgun sequence DNA contains the following:
- the LOC113040535 gene encoding claudin-18-like has product MSATALQTTGFVSGAIGTVGVLAATVMDVWCTEDQQENKATSIQHYKGLWKDCEVSQSGLTECQPLYSQLSFSRILQTIRALMIVAILVGVIAVFIGFFCLKCLNMRCMDLLTKAKLMLSAGILFIIAGIFDISGSSVYADQMVPSFMMSQYNQKQDEKGVIQCGNGMGGIHSFASSYTFGPALYVAWVGGALLILGGILKCIAFKTMETITLKQDRDVFTTTQSSTVEQMQSVTCMRGEQQQIE; this is encoded by the exons ATGAGTGCCACAGCGCTGCAGACCACAGGTTTTGTATCAGGTGCCATTGGTACAGTTGGAGTTCTTGCAGCTACAGTTATGGATGTCTGGTGCACTGAAGACCAGCAGGAGAACAAGGCAACTTCCATCCAGCATTATAAGGGCCTGTGGAAGGACTGTGAGGTGTCCCAGTCTGGACTCACTGAGTGCCAACCTCTCTACAGCCAACTGAGCTTCTCAA gaatcctTCAGACTATAAGAGCTCTGATGATAGTAGCAATTTTAGTTGGTGTGATTGCAGTGTTCATTGGATTCTTCTGTCTAAAGTGCCTCAATATGAGATGCATGGATCTACTGACCAAGGCAAAACTGATGCTAAGTGCAGGGATTTTGTTTATCATTGCCG GCATTTTTGATATTTCTGGATCATCAGTGTATGCCGATCAAATGGTGCCCAGTTTCATGATGAGCCAATACAATCAAAAGCAAGATGAGAAGGGAGTAATACAATGTGGGAATGGCATGGGAGGAATTCATTCATTTGCTTCCAG CTACACATTTGGTCCAGCTCTCTATGTAGCCTGGGTAGGTGGAGCTCTGTTAATTTTGGGAGGAATTTTGAAATGCATCGCCTTCAAAACTATGGAAAC GATAACACTGAAACAAGACAGGGATGTATTTACAACCACGCAGTCCAGCACAGTGGAGCAGATGCAGAGTGTCACTTGCATGAGAGGAGAACAACAACAAattgaatga